From a single Brassica napus cultivar Da-Ae chromosome C9, Da-Ae, whole genome shotgun sequence genomic region:
- the LOC106358472 gene encoding uncharacterized protein LOC106358472, with protein MVDKAWVHLSRVDPAYERGASKFVRDVVATSGGIDMIVCPCIDCRNIDRHSGSVVVDHLVTRGMEESYKMRSDWYLHGDFNSGVADEGRVHQWNDEIFGLYRAAECFDAVLAGTGDFSEMAEGEDKKEDEFLAKLANTETPLYLSCANHSKLSAIVSLFRLKTQNGWSDKSFNDMLETLPEMLPEENVLHTSLYEVKKNLKSFDMGYEKIHACVSDCCLFRKRLKKLDHCPKCKASRWKTNVHIGETKKGVPQKVLRYFPIIPRLKRMYRYKVLAKDLRWHFSNKSTDGKLRHPVDSVTWDQMNAKYPTFAAEERNMRLGLSTDGFKPFNMKNTMYICWPVLLVNYNLPPDLCMKKENIMFSLLIPGPQQSGNSIDVYLEPLIEDLNHLWSIGDLVYDAVTRSTFTLKAMLLWTISGVPAYGNLAGCKNEFGNVKRSGSKRKRVVCTDIRSDTEGLSSESEEEEEEYEEVKVDEDELSRWKKRSIFFKLPFWAELPVRHNLDVMHVERNVAASLVSTLLHCGKSKDGLPARKDLEDLGIRQDLHPKIQGKRTYLPPAPWSLSKTKKKVFCRRLFDFKGPDGFCSNISRGVSLDDCKVTGLKSHDYHVLMQQLLPIALKGLLPKGPRLEITRLCAFFNLLCHRVIDMEQLLVMEAEIVETLCLFEIYFPPSFFDIMVHLTVHLGREARLGGPVHFRWMYPFERYMKVLKDFVRNTARPEGCIDESYLAEECIRFCSEFLKKTTNVEDKIERNMEYENNSILEGRPISIGTSITLTEMEKKIAHLAIIQNLALVPLDSKEHEETLKWLAYGPRCSARSYTCIIVNGQRFRTASVDRKSQNSGVYYEATAVCRSSAKDISQVVDFVSYYGRVTDIILMDYNVFYVPLFGCQWVVKGNGVKIEDGFTLVNMHHSQASFFADPYILASQAKQVFYSRENESSNWYIFMRCPSRRYSKEDVQEGAADIGPLPTNIDMDVDNDYADNARTDCE; from the exons ATGGTGGACAAAGCATGGGTGCATCTTAGCAG AGTTGATCCTGCTTATGAGAGAGGGGCTTCAAAGTTTGTACGAGATGTGGTTGCCACTTCTGGAGGGATTGATATGATTGTCTGTCCTTGCATTGACTGCCGTAATATAGATCGTCACTCAGGAAGTGTGGTAGTTGACCATCTTGTTACTAGGGGTATGGAGGAGTCTTATAAGATGCGGTCTGATTGGTATCTACATGGAGACTTCAACTCAGGGGTTGCAGATGAAGGTAGAGTTCATCAATGGAATGATGAGATCTTCGGGTTATACAGAGCTGCTGAGTGTTTTGATGCAGTGTTAGCTGGTACGGGGGATTTTTCTGAGATGGCAGAGGGAGAAgacaagaaagaagatgagtttTTGGCGAAGCTAGCTAATACTGAAACACCATTGTATCTGAGCTGTGCAAACCATAGCAAGTTATCCGCTATTGTATCATTATTTAGATTAAAGACTCAGAATGGGTGGTCTGACAAGAGCTTCAATGATATGCTAGAGACATTGCCGGAGATGTTACCAGAGGAGAATGTGCTACACACTTCATTGTATgaggttaaaaaaaatttgaagtcatTTGATATGGGTTACGAGAAGATTCATGCATGTGTCAGCGACTGCTGCCTATTTAGAAAGAGgttgaagaagcttgatcacTGTCCTAAATGCAAGGCTTCAAGATGGAAGACTAATGTCCACATTGGTGAAACGAAGAAAGGAGTCCCACAGAAAGTGTTACGGTACTTTCCAATAATCCCAAGACTGAAGAGAATGTACCGGTATAAGGTGTTGGCCAAGGATTTACGGTGGCACTTCAGCAACAAAAGCACTGATGGAAAGCTTCGACACCCCGTTGATTCAGTCACATGGGATCAGATGAATGCCAAATACCCTACCTTTGCCGCTGAAGAAAGGAACATGAGGCTTGGACTTTCAACAGATGGATTCAAACCATTCAATATGAAGAATACGATGTACATTTGCTGGCCAGTTTTGTTAGTCAACTATAACTTGCCACCTGATTTATGCATGAAGAAGGAAAACATCATGTTTTCATTGTTGATTCCCGGTCCACAACAGTCTGGTAATAGTATAGATGTGTACTTAGAACCCCTCATCGAGGATCTAAACCATCTGTGGAGCATTGGAGATTTAGTGTACGACGCAGTGACTCGATCAACATTTACTCTGAAGGCGATGCTGCTTTGGACGATCAGTGGTGTCCCAGCTTATGGGAATCTTGCAGGCTGCAAA AATGAGTTTGGAAATGTTAAACGATCTGGAAGTAAGAGGAAAAGGGTGGTCTGTACAGATATAAGATCTGATACTGAGGGTTTATCCAGTGAatcagaggaagaggaagaggaataTGAAGAAGTCAAAGTAGATGAAGATGAGTTATCTAgatggaagaagagatcaatCTTTTTCAAACTTCCTTTTTGGGCG GAACTCCCGGTGAGGCACAACTTAGATGTAATGCATGTTGAGAGAAATGTGGCAGCTAGTTTAGTTTCGACACTATTGCACTGTGGGAAATCGAAGGATGGTCTTCCTGCTCGTAAAGATCTAGAGGATCTTGGTATTAGGCAGGATCTGCACCCTAAAATCCAGGGAAAGAGAACATATCTTCCTCCAGCACCGTGGTCATTATccaagacaaagaagaaggtaTTTTGCAGGCGTCTATTTGACTTCAAAGGCCCGGATGGATTTTGTTCAAACATTTCTAGAGGTGTTTCACTTGATGACTGTAAAGTCACAGGTCTGAAATCACATGACTATCATGTGTTAATGCAACAACTTCTTCCGATTGCTCTTAAAGGGTTGTTACCTAAAGGACCTAGGCTAGAAATTACAAGGCTATGCGCATTCTTCAATTTATTGTGTCATAGAGTGATCGACATGGAGCAGCTTTTGGTCATGGAAGCGGAGATTGTGGAAACTCTCTGCttgtttgaaatatattttcctCCAAGTTTCTTCGATATCATGGTCCATTTGACTGTGCATCTAGGAAGGGAAGCCCGACTTGGTGGACCAGTCCATTTTAGATGGATGTACCCATTTGAGAG GTACATGAAAGTACTCAAAGACTTCGTCAGAAATACTGCAAGACCAGAGGGGTGCATCGATGAGTCATATCTAGCTGAGGAATGTATCAGGTTTTGCAGTGAGTTTCTGAAGAAGACAACAAATGTAGAAGATAAAATTGAAAGAAACATGGAGTATGAGAACAACTCTATCTTAGAGGGGCGTCCAATATCCATCGGAACCTCAATTACACTCACTGAAATGGAGAAGAAAATAGCACATCTTGCTATCATCCAAAATCTGGCTCTC GTCCCTCTTGATTCTAAAGAACACGAAGAAACACTCAAGTGGTTAGCTTATGGACCACGTTGTTCTGCAAGGTCATATACATGCATTATAGTTAATGGGCAGAGGTTTCGTACAGCATCAGTTGATAGAAAAAGTCAGAATTCTGGAGTTTACTATGAGGCTACCGCAGTTTGTAGATCTAGTGCTAAAGATATATCACAAGTGGTTGATTTTGTATCTTACTATGGCAGAGTTACTGATATCATTTTGATGGATTACAATGTCTTCTATGTTCCTCTGTTCGGGTGTCAGTGGGTGGTAAAGGGTAATGGAGTGAAGATTGAAGATGGCTTTACACTTGTTAACATGCATCATAGTCAAGCCTCCTTCTTTGCTGACCCTTACATACTAGCATCACAAGCAAAGCAAGTCTTCTACTCTAGGGAAAATGAGTCATCCAATTGGTATATTTTCATGAGATGTCCTTCAAGAAGATACAGTAAAGaagatgttcaagagggagCTGCAGACATTGGGCCATTGCCAACAAATATTGACATGGATGTTGACAATGATTATGCCGACAATGCCAGAACTGATTGTGAATGA